Proteins from a genomic interval of Bacteroidota bacterium:
- the gldA gene encoding gliding motility-associated ABC transporter ATP-binding subunit GldA, protein MSIIAENITKIYGQQKALDQVSINIKAGEVVGLLGPNGAGKSTLMKIITCFIPPTSGTATVNGFDVMENPVEVRKSVGYLPENNPLYLDMYVREYLQYIAGIYRMEGNNKDQISAMISLTGLEKEQRKKIGALSKGYRQRVGLAQALLHNPDVLILDEPTSGLDPNQLLEIRNLIKNLGTQKTIMLSTHIMQEVEAICDRVIIIHNGKIVADETTENLGHLASSVDIITVEFSDPVTLEQLNKIPNVKEIKHLGKQVWELSSDSHHDIRPDIFQLAVSHKNQVLSMNKQTKKLEEVFQMLTKNEDSPPTDNQ, encoded by the coding sequence ATGTCCATCATCGCTGAGAATATCACGAAAATCTACGGTCAGCAAAAAGCCCTTGATCAGGTCTCCATCAATATTAAAGCAGGTGAGGTTGTTGGATTGCTTGGGCCCAACGGTGCCGGAAAATCCACTCTCATGAAGATCATCACATGCTTCATCCCTCCTACATCCGGCACTGCAACCGTTAATGGATTTGATGTAATGGAAAACCCAGTTGAGGTAAGAAAAAGTGTAGGATATCTGCCTGAAAACAACCCTCTTTATCTGGACATGTATGTTAGGGAATATCTGCAATACATTGCCGGTATTTACAGGATGGAAGGGAATAACAAGGATCAAATTTCCGCTATGATCTCTCTCACCGGTCTTGAAAAAGAACAACGAAAGAAAATAGGAGCTTTATCCAAAGGCTACCGTCAGCGCGTTGGACTGGCACAAGCCCTGCTGCACAATCCCGATGTGCTCATCCTGGATGAACCGACTTCAGGCCTTGATCCAAACCAGTTGCTTGAGATAAGGAACCTCATCAAAAATCTGGGTACGCAAAAAACCATCATGCTTTCCACCCATATTATGCAGGAGGTAGAAGCTATTTGTGACCGGGTGATTATTATTCACAACGGAAAAATTGTTGCGGATGAAACAACGGAAAACCTTGGTCATCTTGCCTCCAGCGTGGATATTATCACAGTTGAATTCAGTGATCCTGTCACGCTGGAACAGCTTAATAAAATACCCAATGTTAAAGAAATAAAACATCTTGGCAAACAGGTATGGGAACTCAGTTCCGATAGCCATCACGACATCCGGCCCGATATTTTCCAGCTCGCTGTATCGCACAAAAATCAAGTCCTGTCGATGAACAAGCAAACAAAAAAGCTTGAGGAAGTATTCCAGATGTTAACAAAAAATGAAGATTCTCCCCCCACTGATAATCAGTAA
- the rpsB gene encoding 30S ribosomal protein S2, whose protein sequence is MARTTFEELLDAGVHFGHLKRKWNPNMAPYIFMERNGIHIIDLYKTIAKIEEAASAMKQIAKSGKKVLFVATKKQAKDIVADHVKRVNMPFVTERWPGGMLTNFATIRKAVRKMSSIDKMMTTNTWKNLSKRERLQITRERAKLEKQLGSIADLNRLPSALFIVDINKEKIAVAEAKKLNIPTFALVDTNTDPKKIDFPIPANDDASKSISIIVKIMVNAIEEGLTERKMERDKKAHDEEMDADAETDEHGRRFDEMDEFEDEDSKAKKESEARITKMKDRDDDNSMKGGGKRPRKPVTKSKK, encoded by the coding sequence ATGGCACGAACAACTTTTGAAGAATTGTTGGACGCAGGCGTTCACTTTGGGCATTTAAAAAGAAAATGGAACCCGAATATGGCGCCTTACATTTTTATGGAAAGAAATGGCATCCACATCATTGACCTTTACAAAACCATTGCAAAAATTGAGGAAGCTGCTTCGGCTATGAAGCAGATCGCAAAATCGGGCAAGAAAGTCCTATTTGTTGCGACAAAGAAACAAGCCAAGGATATTGTTGCCGACCACGTAAAAAGAGTCAATATGCCCTTCGTTACTGAGCGTTGGCCCGGTGGTATGCTTACCAATTTTGCCACTATCCGCAAAGCCGTCAGGAAAATGTCATCCATCGATAAAATGATGACCACAAACACATGGAAAAACCTTTCCAAAAGGGAACGGCTTCAGATCACCCGTGAAAGAGCGAAGCTTGAAAAGCAATTGGGAAGTATCGCCGACCTGAATCGCCTGCCATCTGCGTTGTTTATTGTTGATATCAACAAAGAAAAGATTGCTGTTGCTGAAGCGAAAAAACTTAACATTCCTACTTTCGCATTGGTCGATACAAACACCGATCCCAAAAAGATCGATTTCCCCATTCCTGCAAACGACGATGCTTCAAAATCAATCTCCATTATCGTGAAAATAATGGTTAATGCTATTGAAGAGGGGCTCACAGAGCGAAAAATGGAACGTGATAAAAAGGCTCATGATGAGGAAATGGACGCCGATGCTGAAACGGATGAACACGGCAGGAGATTTGACGAAATGGATGAGTTTGAAGATGAAGATAGCAAGGCCAAGAAAGAAAGCGAAGCACGTATCACCAAGATGAAAGACAGGGATGATGACAACAGTATGAAAGGTGGCGGTAAGAGACCCAGGAAACCTGTTACCAAATCCAAAAAGTAA
- a CDS encoding GatB/YqeY domain-containing protein gives MSLTEQINQDIKAAMLARESRKLEALRAIKAALLLAMTEKKSGGEVSETVEMQILQKLVKQRKESSAVYRSQNRPDLAEEEEFQAEIIEKYLPEQISPEKLREIVGEIIRETGASGIRDMGRVMGAASKKLAGKADNKVISEIVKELLS, from the coding sequence ATGAGTTTGACAGAGCAGATAAATCAGGATATCAAAGCGGCCATGCTGGCACGCGAATCACGTAAACTTGAAGCGTTGAGAGCTATTAAGGCAGCCTTGCTGCTGGCTATGACAGAAAAAAAATCCGGAGGGGAAGTTTCAGAAACCGTTGAGATGCAAATCCTTCAAAAGCTGGTAAAACAGCGAAAGGAATCCTCAGCGGTCTACCGTTCCCAGAACCGTCCTGACCTTGCTGAGGAAGAAGAGTTTCAGGCAGAAATCATTGAGAAGTACCTTCCTGAACAGATCAGCCCGGAAAAACTACGGGAAATTGTTGGGGAAATCATCCGGGAAACCGGTGCCTCCGGCATCAGAGACATGGGCAGGGTTATGGGTGCCGCAAGTAAAAAGCTTGCAGGAAAGGCTGATAACAAGGTAATATCGGAGATTGTGAAAGAACTGCTTTCATAA
- the metK gene encoding methionine adenosyltransferase: MGYLFTSESVSEGHPDKVADQISDALLDEFLRNDPNAKVACETLVTTGLVVCSGEVRTNSYVYIDEIARNTIRNIGYTKAAYKFEAESCGILNAIHEQSQDIRQGVEREKAEDQGAGDQGMMFGYASREMDNLMPVPMELAHILLQQLAAIRREGKEMNYLRPDAKSQVTVEYDENNKPVRIDTIVISTQHDDFDDEKRMQDQITKDIRNILIPRVISTLSDREKALFRKDFKLFVNPTGKFVIGGPHGDTGLTGRKIIVDTYGGKGAHGGGAFSGKDASKVDRSAAYAMRHIAKNLVAAGVADEVLVQVAYAIGIAKPVGLYVNTYGTGKARSSDGKMMSDGDIADRLLEIFDLRPYAIIKRFGLKNPIFLPTATYGHFGRTPFTREVEVYYQDDQTSVKRVNGKEKFYKTIEYFAWEKLDYVETIKKEFGI, from the coding sequence ATGGGATATTTATTTACTTCTGAATCGGTTTCGGAGGGACATCCTGACAAAGTAGCGGATCAGATATCCGATGCCTTGCTGGACGAGTTTCTGAGAAATGATCCGAATGCCAAAGTTGCCTGCGAAACACTGGTAACAACCGGATTGGTTGTTTGCAGCGGAGAAGTCAGAACAAACTCCTACGTATACATTGATGAAATTGCAAGAAATACGATCCGGAATATAGGCTATACAAAAGCTGCCTATAAATTCGAGGCTGAATCATGTGGCATCCTTAACGCCATACATGAACAGTCGCAGGATATCCGCCAGGGTGTTGAACGGGAAAAAGCGGAAGACCAGGGTGCAGGAGACCAGGGCATGATGTTCGGATATGCTTCAAGGGAAATGGATAACCTTATGCCTGTACCCATGGAACTGGCTCACATTCTTCTGCAGCAACTGGCTGCCATCAGAAGAGAAGGAAAGGAAATGAACTATCTCCGGCCGGATGCCAAATCTCAGGTGACTGTAGAATATGATGAAAACAATAAGCCTGTCAGGATAGATACCATCGTTATCTCAACCCAGCATGATGATTTTGATGATGAAAAACGCATGCAGGATCAGATCACCAAAGACATCCGGAATATTCTTATTCCCAGAGTAATCTCAACTCTTTCCGACAGGGAAAAAGCCCTGTTCCGGAAAGATTTCAAGTTATTTGTCAACCCTACAGGCAAATTTGTAATCGGAGGCCCTCATGGAGATACCGGACTCACGGGAAGAAAAATCATCGTTGATACATATGGTGGCAAAGGAGCTCATGGAGGCGGTGCCTTTTCAGGAAAGGATGCATCAAAAGTTGACCGATCCGCAGCATATGCCATGCGACATATCGCCAAAAACCTTGTTGCAGCAGGCGTCGCAGACGAAGTGCTTGTTCAGGTTGCCTATGCAATTGGTATTGCCAAACCCGTAGGACTGTATGTTAATACTTATGGTACAGGAAAGGCCAGATCATCCGATGGGAAAATGATGAGCGACGGTGATATAGCAGATAGACTTCTCGAAATATTCGACCTCAGACCTTATGCCATCATAAAACGGTTTGGACTTAAGAACCCAATCTTTTTACCTACTGCCACTTACGGACATTTCGGCCGGACGCCTTTTACCAGAGAAGTGGAAGTCTATTATCAGGATGATCAGACATCTGTGAAAAGGGTTAACGGTAAAGAGAAATTCTATAAAACCATTGAATACTTTGCCTGGGAAAAACTCGATTATGTTGAAACCATAAAAAAGGAATTTGGTATTTAA
- a CDS encoding UDP-N-acetylmuramate--L-alanine ligase, whose protein sequence is MNLSNLHMVYFLGIGGIGMSALARYFHQAGVKVAGYDRVKTDLTAELEKEGINIHYEDDPSTLPSAIDLVVITPAIPWNHNELNQLKNQGTPVLKRSEILGLLTQGKSTLAVAGTHGKTTVSSMLAHILHSSGIPISAFIGGIMKNYNSNVVLEENPSWYIVEADEYDRSFLTLNPEIAIITAMDADHLDIYGDHGRLREAFLEFSKKIPDGGYLVINEKAGQLPADHIHSITYGFSLNSQVQVESYRIEDHRFVFDASGPGDFKLHDVRLQTPGRFNIENALAAAYAAFLAGCSTMDITNALESYTGVKRRFDYRVRTQDTVYIDDYAHHPEELKACILAVKELYPGKKVTGIFQPHLFSRTRDFAGEFAASLELLDDVILLDIYPARELPIEGVDSGMILDKIKRIPGMICPKKDVPGVIAEKKPEVLLTLGAGDIDLLVEPLQQLLTKGK, encoded by the coding sequence ATGAACCTGAGCAACCTGCATATGGTATATTTTCTTGGTATTGGCGGCATAGGCATGAGCGCACTGGCCAGGTATTTTCATCAGGCAGGGGTTAAGGTGGCAGGTTATGACAGGGTTAAGACTGATCTCACCGCTGAACTTGAAAAAGAAGGAATCAATATTCATTACGAAGATGATCCGTCGACACTTCCTTCTGCAATAGACCTGGTAGTTATCACACCCGCCATCCCATGGAACCACAACGAATTAAACCAGCTAAAAAATCAAGGAACCCCTGTTTTGAAACGTTCGGAAATCCTCGGACTTCTCACCCAGGGAAAATCCACTCTTGCCGTGGCGGGGACACATGGGAAAACAACGGTTTCTTCCATGCTTGCTCATATTCTGCATTCATCAGGCATCCCAATTTCAGCCTTTATCGGTGGAATCATGAAAAACTACAACAGCAATGTTGTTCTGGAAGAAAATCCTTCCTGGTACATTGTGGAAGCCGATGAATATGACCGCTCTTTCCTTACTCTGAATCCTGAAATTGCCATTATCACCGCCATGGATGCCGACCACCTGGATATTTACGGTGATCATGGCCGGTTGAGGGAAGCTTTCCTGGAGTTCTCAAAAAAAATACCGGATGGCGGTTACCTTGTTATTAATGAAAAAGCCGGACAACTACCGGCAGATCATATCCATTCAATAACATACGGCTTCAGCCTGAATTCACAGGTACAAGTTGAGTCCTACAGAATTGAAGACCATCGTTTTGTTTTCGATGCATCAGGACCGGGTGACTTTAAATTGCATGACGTCAGGCTTCAGACACCCGGCCGTTTTAATATTGAAAATGCCCTGGCAGCAGCCTATGCAGCTTTCCTGGCCGGTTGCAGTACCATGGATATAACCAACGCATTGGAATCGTATACCGGAGTCAAACGACGTTTTGATTACAGGGTACGCACACAGGATACAGTATACATTGACGATTATGCCCATCATCCGGAAGAGTTGAAAGCGTGTATCCTTGCAGTCAAGGAATTGTATCCCGGGAAGAAGGTCACCGGAATATTTCAGCCTCATCTTTTCAGCAGGACAAGGGATTTTGCGGGCGAGTTCGCAGCAAGTCTTGAACTTCTCGATGATGTCATACTTTTAGACATCTACCCTGCCCGGGAACTTCCTATAGAGGGAGTGGATTCGGGGATGATCCTGGATAAGATAAAGCGGATACCAGGAATGATTTGCCCAAAGAAAGATGTTCCCGGAGTTATTGCAGAAAAAAAACCGGAGGTTTTACTGACCCTTGGTGCCGGAGACATAGATTTACTGGTTGAACCATTACAACAATTATTAACAAAAGGAAAATGA
- the rpsI gene encoding 30S ribosomal protein S9 yields MDVINAIGRRKTAVARIYLKEGNGSITINKRDFKEYFPSGTLHYVVQQPFELTQTLSKYDIAASIDGGGITGQAEALRLAISRALVKIDPEYRALLKPKGLLRRDPRMVERKKFGQKKARKRFQFSKR; encoded by the coding sequence ATGGACGTAATCAACGCGATAGGTAGGAGAAAGACTGCTGTTGCCAGGATTTACCTGAAAGAAGGAAATGGTTCTATCACCATAAATAAAAGGGATTTCAAGGAATATTTTCCCAGCGGTACACTGCATTATGTTGTGCAGCAGCCATTTGAGCTCACACAAACTCTCAGCAAATATGATATTGCCGCAAGTATTGATGGTGGTGGCATCACAGGGCAGGCTGAAGCATTGCGTCTAGCCATTTCCAGAGCCCTGGTAAAAATTGATCCTGAATACCGGGCTTTGCTTAAACCCAAGGGATTACTCAGAAGAGATCCCCGTATGGTGGAGAGAAAGAAATTTGGTCAGAAAAAGGCCAGGAAGAGATTCCAGTTCAGCAAACGTTAA
- the rplM gene encoding 50S ribosomal protein L13 produces MDTLSYKTISANKATVNKEWLLIDATGQTVGRLATQIAVLLRGKHKAYFTPHVDCGDNVVVINAEKVVFTGQKLTDKEYVRYTGYPGGQRFRTPQEVLAKKPEFILENAVRGMLPKNKLGRQLFRNLYVYAGPEHKQEAQQPKEFKLS; encoded by the coding sequence ATGGATACATTGAGTTACAAGACGATCAGTGCCAATAAGGCAACGGTAAATAAGGAATGGTTGCTGATAGATGCGACCGGGCAAACGGTTGGAAGACTGGCGACCCAAATTGCGGTTTTATTAAGAGGAAAGCACAAGGCGTATTTCACACCTCATGTTGATTGTGGTGATAATGTTGTGGTTATCAATGCTGAGAAGGTGGTTTTCACCGGTCAGAAGCTAACCGACAAGGAATATGTCAGGTATACAGGTTATCCGGGGGGGCAGCGTTTCCGCACTCCGCAGGAAGTTCTGGCAAAGAAGCCTGAGTTCATCCTGGAGAATGCTGTAAGGGGAATGCTTCCAAAGAACAAACTTGGGAGGCAGCTTTTCCGTAATTTATATGTTTATGCCGGGCCTGAGCACAAGCAGGAAGCCCAGCAACCAAAGGAATTTAAATTAAGTTAA
- the ftsZ gene encoding cell division protein FtsZ, whose product MEDLLNFVQPKNQSSIIKVMGVGGGGSNAVNHMFRQGIKDVDFIVCNTDMQALEMSPVPNKIHLGKKGLGAGSLPNVGKKAAEDKSDEIRELLSHNTEMLFITAGMGGGTGTGAAPVIARIAKEINLDDDDVEKILTVAIVTIPFAFEGRKRKKQAIEGIAELRKHCDAVLIISNDKLRQIYGDLPLSKAFAEADNILLTAARGIAEIITVKAYVNIDFKDVNTVMKNSGVALLGTGSAEGEERARKAIEMALTSPLLNDNDIRGTHNILLYLSSGQKELSMDEITEITEYIIEKTGSEVEIIWGAGHDESLGDKINITVVATGFDKNELEQKPEKKIIFLEEEKKPEEIKKNVPIEAPLEEIRLITKSTPVARETNLPRDPGTQGKIYFTLEDDSNDIEKKRSTQPSSNTEKKSGHLFDNHDTPEILYKETKSQPKELDDMEIRKQERVARLKSMSMQIKTNSGLAELEKEPAYLRRNVLLSDTKPSEEKIISRYSLEKTDDDKIELKQDNPYLHDNVD is encoded by the coding sequence ATGGAAGATCTGCTCAATTTTGTTCAACCCAAGAACCAATCGTCTATCATTAAGGTGATGGGTGTTGGAGGCGGCGGAAGCAATGCCGTTAATCACATGTTCCGTCAAGGGATCAAGGATGTTGATTTCATCGTATGCAATACCGACATGCAGGCTTTGGAAATGAGTCCTGTACCCAATAAGATCCATCTGGGTAAGAAAGGACTCGGTGCCGGATCCCTCCCCAATGTCGGGAAGAAAGCTGCCGAAGATAAATCGGATGAGATCAGGGAACTGCTGTCCCATAATACAGAGATGCTGTTTATCACCGCAGGAATGGGCGGAGGAACAGGAACCGGTGCTGCTCCGGTGATTGCCAGGATAGCAAAGGAAATCAACCTTGATGATGACGATGTTGAAAAGATCCTTACGGTGGCCATCGTTACCATCCCTTTTGCATTTGAGGGAAGGAAAAGGAAGAAACAAGCCATTGAGGGAATCGCCGAACTCAGGAAGCATTGCGATGCCGTACTGATCATCAGCAACGATAAGCTACGACAAATTTATGGTGACCTGCCCTTATCCAAAGCATTCGCGGAGGCCGACAATATTTTGCTTACCGCTGCCCGGGGTATCGCGGAGATCATCACAGTGAAAGCGTACGTAAATATTGATTTCAAAGATGTAAACACGGTCATGAAAAACAGTGGTGTAGCCTTGCTGGGTACCGGCAGTGCTGAAGGTGAAGAACGCGCAAGAAAAGCCATAGAAATGGCTCTGACCTCTCCCCTGCTGAACGACAATGATATCAGAGGAACACATAACATCCTGCTTTACTTGTCGTCCGGGCAAAAAGAACTCTCTATGGATGAAATAACCGAAATCACCGAATACATCATTGAAAAAACAGGATCCGAAGTAGAGATCATCTGGGGAGCCGGTCACGACGAAAGCCTGGGCGATAAAATCAACATTACCGTTGTTGCCACAGGATTCGATAAAAACGAACTGGAACAAAAACCGGAAAAAAAGATCATCTTCCTGGAAGAAGAGAAAAAACCCGAAGAAATCAAAAAAAATGTTCCGATAGAGGCACCCCTGGAAGAGATCAGGCTTATCACCAAATCAACCCCGGTAGCCCGTGAGACGAACCTACCGAGAGATCCCGGAACACAGGGAAAGATATACTTCACTCTTGAGGATGACTCGAATGATATTGAGAAGAAACGCAGCACCCAACCATCTTCCAACACTGAGAAAAAATCCGGGCATTTATTTGATAATCATGATACTCCTGAGATCCTTTATAAAGAAACCAAATCACAGCCAAAGGAGCTGGACGATATGGAAATCAGGAAACAGGAAAGAGTTGCCCGTCTCAAATCCATGAGCATGCAGATTAAAACCAATTCGGGGCTTGCAGAGTTGGAGAAGGAACCGGCTTACCTCCGCAGAAATGTCCTGCTTTCCGACACCAAGCCATCGGAAGAGAAGATCATTTCGAGATACAGCCTGGAAAAAACCGATGACGACAAGATCGAATTAAAGCAAGACAACCCTTATCTGCATGATAATGTTGATTAA
- the murG gene encoding undecaprenyldiphospho-muramoylpentapeptide beta-N-acetylglucosaminyltransferase encodes MQQNLQQHKYRFIISGGGTGGHIFPAIAIAEALSFKTGKPEILFIGARGRMEMEKVPQAGYPIKGLWISGLQRKISVKNILFPLKVVWSMLIARKIIKTFNPDVVIGTGGYASGPTLKMAASLGIPTVIQEQNSFPGITNRMLAGKASRICVAYEGMEKYFPADKIVFTGNPVRVNILENKGSKDEGLKYFGLEPGRTTVLIVGGSQGARSVNQAISRILGDLTDNNIQLIWQTGPVFYPQACEIIERLKPDSGKYVKALPFIQMMEQAYNAADIVVSRAGAIAISELCIAGKPAILVPLPTAAEDHQMKNARALAEKNAAIVVADHELNKNLKPAILETTQNIHRQKELARNIAGLAVKDSASRIADEILKILKK; translated from the coding sequence ATGCAACAGAACTTGCAACAGCATAAGTACCGGTTCATCATCAGCGGTGGAGGCACCGGGGGGCATATCTTCCCGGCAATAGCCATTGCAGAAGCCCTTTCTTTCAAAACCGGAAAACCGGAAATTCTGTTTATCGGTGCCAGGGGAAGGATGGAAATGGAAAAAGTACCCCAGGCAGGATATCCGATAAAAGGGTTATGGATTAGCGGTTTGCAACGAAAAATAAGCGTGAAAAACATCTTGTTCCCGCTCAAGGTCGTATGGTCAATGCTCATAGCAAGGAAAATAATCAAGACATTCAACCCCGATGTTGTTATCGGTACCGGCGGTTATGCCAGCGGTCCTACATTGAAAATGGCAGCTTCACTGGGAATACCCACAGTGATCCAGGAACAAAACTCCTTCCCGGGGATCACCAACAGGATGCTGGCGGGTAAAGCATCCAGGATTTGTGTGGCATATGAGGGAATGGAAAAGTATTTTCCTGCAGATAAGATCGTTTTTACAGGAAATCCTGTGAGGGTTAACATCCTGGAAAACAAGGGAAGCAAGGATGAAGGATTAAAATATTTTGGGCTGGAGCCAGGCAGAACTACAGTACTTATTGTTGGCGGGAGCCAGGGAGCCCGGTCGGTTAATCAGGCTATAAGCCGGATACTGGGGGATCTTACCGACAACAATATACAGTTGATCTGGCAGACAGGTCCGGTTTTTTATCCGCAAGCTTGTGAAATCATTGAAAGGTTGAAGCCTGACAGCGGAAAATATGTCAAAGCCCTGCCTTTTATCCAGATGATGGAACAGGCTTATAACGCTGCTGATATAGTGGTATCGAGAGCCGGAGCTATAGCCATCTCCGAACTGTGTATCGCAGGAAAACCCGCTATACTGGTTCCGCTGCCTACTGCGGCAGAAGATCATCAAATGAAAAACGCAAGGGCACTTGCAGAAAAGAATGCAGCCATCGTGGTGGCTGATCATGAATTGAATAAGAACCTCAAACCTGCCATCCTGGAGACAACCCAAAACATACATCGACAAAAAGAACTGGCAAGAAATATTGCCGGTTTGGCTGTTAAAGATTCAGCTTCCAGGATAGCCGATGAAATTCTGAAAATACTTAAAAAATGA
- the tsf gene encoding translation elongation factor Ts, translating to MTKITATEVNNLRQITGAGMMDCKKALEESGGDVEKAIEILRKKGQKVASKRADKEAREGIVIAMTNDSHTFGMVVKVNCETDFVAKNADFVQFVNDIANKAIQSAPKSVDALKALDLNGRTIEENLTDQVGKIGEKIEINGYECIDSPAVYAYNHMGNKLATIVGFNKAGINGMDEIGKEIAMQVAAMNPVAVDKDDVDEKIIEKEIEIGKEQARQEGKPEEMLEKIALGKLNKFYKENTLLNQDFVRDTKKTVKQYLSEKDKDLMVMGFKRLMLGE from the coding sequence ATGACAAAAATCACAGCAACCGAAGTAAATAACCTTCGCCAGATTACCGGTGCCGGTATGATGGATTGTAAAAAAGCCCTTGAAGAGAGTGGGGGTGATGTTGAAAAAGCTATCGAAATACTCAGGAAAAAAGGTCAGAAAGTAGCATCCAAAAGGGCTGATAAGGAAGCCAGGGAAGGAATCGTCATTGCTATGACCAATGATTCCCATACGTTCGGGATGGTCGTTAAGGTGAATTGCGAAACTGATTTTGTTGCAAAGAATGCCGATTTTGTTCAGTTTGTGAATGATATTGCAAATAAAGCCATTCAGTCTGCTCCCAAATCAGTGGATGCTCTTAAAGCCCTTGATCTGAACGGAAGAACGATCGAAGAAAACCTGACCGATCAGGTAGGAAAAATCGGGGAAAAAATCGAAATCAACGGCTATGAATGCATTGATTCTCCGGCAGTATATGCATACAACCACATGGGGAATAAACTTGCTACCATTGTTGGATTCAACAAAGCGGGAATCAATGGGATGGATGAAATCGGTAAGGAAATCGCCATGCAGGTTGCAGCCATGAATCCTGTTGCTGTCGATAAAGACGATGTTGATGAGAAAATTATCGAGAAGGAAATCGAAATTGGCAAGGAACAGGCACGCCAGGAAGGAAAGCCGGAAGAAATGCTCGAAAAGATCGCCCTGGGCAAACTGAATAAATTCTACAAAGAAAATACTTTGCTCAACCAGGATTTTGTCAGGGATACCAAGAAAACCGTCAAACAGTATTTGAGTGAAAAAGATAAAGACCTGATGGTTATGGGTTTCAAACGGCTTATGCTGGGAGAATAA
- the ftsA gene encoding cell division protein FtsA, translated as MSKSDIIVGLDIGTTKIAAIVGRKNEHGKIEILGYGKTESFGVKRGVVSNIEYTVRSIQTAVEMAEQRSDVKIRYVNVGIAGQHIKSLQHHGSIIRKNIEEEISQEDIETLHSNMFNLNMNPGEEIIDVIPQEYIIDAEQGIKQPIGMLGNTLEANFHIIIGQTAAAQNIYKCVRKAGLEVVGLILEPIASAEACLSDEEKEAGVVLVDIGGGTTDIAIFQDGILRHTAVIPFGGDIITEDVKEGCAIIKKYAEDLKVKFGSALASENREEEIVAIPGLRGRPPKEITLKNLAHIIQARMEEIIEHIYYEIRNSGYEKKLIAGIVLTGGGAILKHVAQLTEFMTGMATRIGYPNEHLSNEVPDEMASPMYATGIGLVIEGISRFERERKKEMKGQEKQSDDKTPSKVQKGKKPFRPIGFLERIQGWFEGDELE; from the coding sequence ATGAGTAAATCGGATATAATTGTAGGCCTGGATATTGGGACAACCAAGATTGCGGCCATAGTGGGCAGAAAAAATGAACACGGGAAAATTGAAATACTTGGATATGGGAAGACAGAATCGTTCGGGGTTAAACGAGGGGTTGTTTCCAATATCGAGTATACTGTCCGTTCCATTCAGACAGCTGTTGAGATGGCTGAGCAGCGCTCCGATGTAAAGATCCGCTATGTTAATGTAGGGATAGCGGGGCAGCACATCAAGAGCCTCCAGCACCATGGGAGCATCATCCGTAAGAATATTGAGGAGGAGATCAGCCAGGAAGATATTGAGACATTGCACAGCAACATGTTCAATCTTAATATGAATCCTGGTGAGGAGATCATAGACGTGATCCCCCAGGAGTATATCATTGATGCCGAACAGGGCATCAAGCAACCCATCGGGATGCTGGGAAATACGCTGGAAGCCAATTTTCACATCATCATAGGGCAAACTGCGGCCGCACAAAACATTTATAAATGTGTAAGAAAGGCCGGACTGGAAGTTGTTGGTCTCATCCTGGAGCCCATAGCTTCTGCCGAGGCCTGCCTTAGCGATGAAGAAAAAGAAGCCGGAGTAGTCCTCGTTGATATTGGTGGCGGCACAACCGATATTGCCATCTTCCAGGATGGAATCCTTCGACATACGGCTGTAATACCTTTTGGTGGTGATATCATCACGGAGGATGTGAAGGAGGGGTGTGCAATCATTAAAAAATACGCAGAAGATCTTAAAGTAAAATTTGGATCTGCCCTTGCAAGCGAGAACCGCGAAGAAGAAATCGTTGCTATTCCCGGTTTGCGCGGCCGGCCACCCAAGGAGATTACCCTTAAAAACCTTGCTCATATTATCCAGGCCAGGATGGAGGAGATTATTGAGCATATTTATTACGAAATCAGGAATTCGGGATATGAGAAAAAGCTGATAGCGGGTATCGTGCTTACCGGAGGAGGTGCCATCCTGAAACACGTGGCTCAGTTGACAGAGTTCATGACCGGGATGGCCACCCGCATAGGTTATCCGAACGAACACCTGTCAAATGAAGTGCCTGATGAAATGGCAAGTCCGATGTACGCCACAGGCATTGGCCTTGTTATTGAAGGCATCAGCCGTTTTGAAAGAGAAAGGAAGAAGGAAATGAAAGGACAGGAAAAACAAAGCGATGACAAAACCCCTTCCAAAGTCCAGAAAGGTAAAAAACCGTTCCGCCCGATCGGTTTCCTGGAAAGGATACAAGGATGGTTTGAAGGGGATGAATTAGAATAA